Proteins encoded by one window of Procambarus clarkii isolate CNS0578487 chromosome 55, FALCON_Pclarkii_2.0, whole genome shotgun sequence:
- the LOC138352870 gene encoding uncharacterized protein, with protein sequence MLDPVFLLDPVFLLDPVFLLDPVFLLDPVLLLDPVLLLDPVLLLDPVFLLDPVFLLDPVFLLDPVFLLDPVFLLDPVFLLDPVFLLDPVFLLDPVFLLDPVFLLDPVLLLDPVLLLDPVFMLDPVFLLDPVFLLDPVFLLDPVFLLDPVFLLDPVLLLDPVFLLDPVFLLDPILLLDPVFLLDPILLLDPVFLLDPVFLLDPILLLDPVFLLDPVLLLDPVFLLDPILLLDPVFLLDPVLLLDPVFLLDPVFLLDPVFLLDPVLLLDPILLLDPILLLDPILLLDPILLLDPFLLLDPILLLDPVLLLDPVFLLDPVFLLDPVFLLDPILLLDPILLFR encoded by the coding sequence ATGTTGGACCCCGTCTTCCTGTTGGACCCCGTCTTCCTGTTGGACCCCGTCTTCCTGTTGGACCCCGTCTTCCTGTTGGACCCCGTCCTCCTGTTGGACCCCGTCCTCCTGTTGGACCCCGTCCTCCTGTTGGACCCCGTCTTCCTGTTGGACCCCGTCTTCCTGTTGGACCCCGTCTTCCTGTTGGACCCCGTCTTCCTGTTGGACCCCGTCTTCCTGTTGGACCCCGTCTTCCTGTTGGACCCCGTCTTCCTGTTGGACCCCGTCTTCCTGTTGGACCCCGTCTTCCTGTTGGACCCCGTCTTCCTGTTGGACCCCGTCCTCCTGTTGGACCCCGTCCTCCTGTTGGACCCCGTCTTCATGTTGGACCCCGTCTTCCTGTTGGACCCCGTCTTCCTGTTGGACCCCGTCTTCCTGTTGGACCCCGTCTTCCTGTTGGACCCCGTCTTCCTGTTGGACCCCGTCCTCCTGTTGGACCCCGTCTTCCTGTTGGACCCCGTCTTCCTGTTGGACCCCATCCTCCTGTTGGACCCCGTCTTCCTGTTGGACCCCATCCTCCTGTTGGACCCCGTCTTCCTGTTGGACCCCGTCTTCCTGTTGGACCCCATCCTCCTGTTGGACCCCGTCTTCCTGTTGGACCCCGTCCTCCTGTTGGACCCCGTCTTCCTGTTGGACCCCATCCTCCTGTTGGACCCCGTCTTCCTGTTGGACCCCGTCCTCCTGTTGGACCCCGTCTTCCTGTTGGACCCCGTCTTCCTGTTGGACCCCGTCTTCCTGTTGGACCCCGTCCTCCTGTTGGACCCCATCCTCCTGTTGGACCCCATCCTCCTGTTGGACCCCATCCTCCTGTTGGACCCCATCCTCCTGTTGGACCCCTTCCTCCTGTTGGACCCCATCCTCCTGTTGGACCCCGTACTCCTGTTGGACCCCGTCTTCCTGTTGGACCCCGTATTCCTGTTGGACCCCGTCTTCCTGTTGGACCCCATCCTCCTGTTGGAccccatcctcttgtttagatag
- the LOC138352871 gene encoding uncharacterized protein encodes MYSLYYTTSSATVRTQSPSPTVRTQSPSPTVRTQSPSATVRTQSPSATVRTQSPSATVRTQSPSPTVRTQSPSPTVRTQSPSATVRTQSPSATVRTQSPSATVRTQSPSATVRTQSPSATVRTQSPSATVRTQSPSATVRTQSPSATVRTQSPSATVRTQSPSATVRTQSPSPTVRTQSPSATVRTQSPSATVRTQSPSATVRTQSPSATGVGLLLLCL; translated from the coding sequence ATGTATTCATTATATTACACAACGTCCTCGGCAACTGTCCGAACACAGTCGCCCTCGCCAACTGTCCGAACACAGTCGCCCTCGCCAACTGTCCGAACACAGTCGCCCTCGGCAACTGTCCGAACACAGTCGCCCTCGGCAACTGTCCGAACACAGTCGCCCTCGGCAACTGTCCGAACACAGTCGCCCTCGCCAACTGTCCGAACACAGTCGCCCTCGCCAACTGTCCGAACACAGTCGCCCTCGGCAACTGTCCGAACACAGTCGCCCTCGGCAACTGTCCGAACACAGTCGCCCTCGGCAACTGTCCGAACACAGTCGCCCTCGGCAACTGTCCGAACACAGTCGCCCTCGGCAACTGTCCGAACACAGTCGCCCTCGGCAACTGTCCGAACACAGTCGCCCTCGGCAACTGTCCGAACACAGTCGCCCTCGGCAACTGTCCGAACACAGTCGCCCTCGGCAACTGTCCGAACACAGTCGCCCTCGGCAACTGTCCGAACACAGTCGCCCTCGCCAACTGTCCGAACACAGTCGCCCTCGGCAACTGTCCGAACACAGTCGCCCTCGGCAACTGTCCGAACACAGTCGCCCTCGGCAACTGTCCGAACACAGTCGCCCTCGGCAACGGGCGTTGGGCTGCTTCTTCTATGCTTATAA